A part of Rattus rattus isolate New Zealand chromosome 6, Rrattus_CSIRO_v1, whole genome shotgun sequence genomic DNA contains:
- the LOC116902713 gene encoding taste receptor type 2 member 124 has product MVSVLHIISTIIIIAEFVWGNLSNGLIVLKNCLDWMNIKELSTLDQILILLAISRISLIWETFLMWVKDKLISSITIEELKMIMFSFMLSSHFSLWLATALSTFYLFRIANCSRQIFLYLKWRLKHLIVQMLLGSMIFLIANIIQITVTLEKRFYQYEGNTSVNSIEKEFAILIEMMLFNMTIFSVIPFLLALISFILLIFSLWKHLQRMQLNSREDRDPSTKAHRNALGIMVSFLLLYTMYVLSLLISWIAQKNQSELVHIICMITSLLNPSVHSSILILGNCKLKQSSLCILKHLGCRLKSQNTPTT; this is encoded by the coding sequence aTGGTATCTGTCCTGCACATCATCTCCACCATTATAATAATCGCAGAGTTCGTTTGGGGAAATTTAAGCAATGGTTTGATAGTGCTGAAGAACTGTCTTGATTGGATGAATATAAAAGAGCTCTCCACACTTGATCAGATACTCATTCTCTTGGCAATTTCCAGAATTAGTCTCAtctgggagacatttctcatgtGGGTTAAAGATAAATTAATTTCATCTATTACCATAGAAGAATTGAAAATGATTATGTTCAGTTTTATGCTATCtagccacttcagtctctggCTTGCTACAGCTCTAAGCACCTTCTATTTATTCAGAATAGCTAACTGCTCTCGGCAGATCTTTCTCTACTTAAAATGGAGACTAAAACATCTGATCGTGCAGATGCTACTGGGAAGCATGATATTCTTGATCgcaaatataatacaaataactGTCACTCTTGAAAAGAGGTTCTATCAATATGAAGGAAACACAAGTGTGAATTCCATAGAGAAGGAGTTTGCAATTTTGATAGAGATGATGTTATTTAACATGACTATATTTTCTGTGATACCATTTTTATTGGCCCTGATTTCTTTTATTCTGCTAATCTTCTCTTTATGGAAACATCTCCAGAGGATGCAGCTCAATTCCAGAGAAGATAGAGACCCTAGTACCAAGGCTCACAGAAATGCCTTAGGAATTATGGTCTCTTTCCTCTTGCTCTATACTATGTATGTCCTATCTCTTCTTATATCATGGATTGCTCAGAAGAATCAAAGTGAACTGGTTCATATTATTTGTATGATAACTTCACTCTTGAATCCTTCAGTCCACTCATCTATCCTGATTCTGGGTAATTGTAAATTAAAACAGAGTTCTCTTTGTATACTGAAGCACCTGGGATGTAGGCTGAAATCACAGAATACACCAACTACATAA
- the LOC116902800 gene encoding LOW QUALITY PROTEIN: taste receptor type 2 member 102-like (The sequence of the model RefSeq protein was modified relative to this genomic sequence to represent the inferred CDS: substituted 2 bases at 2 genomic stop codons), which translates to MDHLVIQXXAALLYLKLSKIMEPVIHSFATLLIHVEFIFGNLSNGFIVLSNFWDWVVKRKLSTIDKILLTLAISRITLIWEIYAWFTSVYGPSSFAIGMKLQILYFTWILSSHFSLWFATALSIFYLLRIANCSWKIFLYLKWRLKQVIVGMLLASLVFLLGNLMQRTLKERPYQYGGNTSENSMETDFARFTELILFNMTIFSVIPFSLASISFLLLIFSLWKHLRKMQLSSRGHGDPSTEAHTNALRIMVSFLLLYSIYFLSLLLSWIAQKHHSKLVDIICIITGLMYPSAHSFILILGNSKLNQTSLWILSHLRCRLKGENIVTPSSCYIFCIANKSVS; encoded by the coding sequence ATGGACCATTTGGTGATCCAGTAATGAGCAGCACTGTTATATCTCAAGCTTTCTAAGATCATGGAACCTGTCATTCACAGCTTTGCCACTCTACTAATACATGTGGAGTTCATTTTTGGGAATCTGAGCAATGGATTTATAGTGTTGTCAAACTTCTGGGACTGGGTCGTTAAACGAAAACTTTCCACAATAGATAAAATTCTTCTTACATTGGCAATTTCAAGAATCACTCTCATCTGGGAAATATATGCTTGGTTTACAAGTGTATATGGTCCATCTTCATTTGCAATTGGAATGAAATTACAAATTCTTTATTTTACCTGGATCCTTTCTAGTCACTTCAGCCTCTGGTTTGCCACAGCTCTCAGCATCTTTTATTTACTCAGAATAGCTAACTGCTCCTGGAAGATCTTCCTGTATTTGAAATGGAGACTTAAACAAGTGATTGTGGGGATGTTGCTGGCAAGCTTGGTGTTCTTGCTTGGAAACCTGATGCAAAGGACTCTTAAAGAGAGGCCCTATCAATATGGAGGAAACACAAGTGAGAATTCCATGGAAACTGACTTTGCAAGGTTTACAGAGCTGATTCTTTTCAACATGACTATATTCTCTGTGATACCATTTTCATTGGCCTCGATTTCTTTTCTCCTGCTAATCTTCTCCTTGTGGAAACATCTCCGGAAGATGCAGCTCAGTTCCAGAGGACACGGAGACCCTAGCACCGAGGCCCACACAAATGCTTTGAGAATTATGGTCTCCTTCCTCTTGCTCTATTCTATatatttcctgtctcttcttttatCATGGATTGCTCAGAAGCATCACAGTAAACTGGTTGACATTATTTGTATTATTACTGGACTCATGTATCCTTCTGCCCACTCATTTATTTTGATTCTAGGAAATTCTAAATTAAATCAGACTTCTCTTTGGATACTGAGTCATTTGAGATGTAGACTGAAAGGAGAGAATATTGTAACTCCATCTAGCTGTTATATATTCTGTATTGCAAATAAATCTGTGAGTTAG